One window of the Candidatus Zixiibacteriota bacterium genome contains the following:
- a CDS encoding conserved hypothetical protein (Evidence 4 : Unknown function but conserved in other organisms) — MKKGLSHRERIAAIMKGERPDRPAVSLWRHFYHREATAEGLAEAMLAYQKKYDWDFMKINPRASYHVEDWGNNLEWSHDEFKKHIKLNFAVKRLEDWESIGILNPTAGVLGEHLKAIRLIRKGAGIDLPLFMTIFSPISIAGDLVPDGGMLSKHLGAAPDRVLEAIQNITITFERYAAEIRNAGADGIFFATTEWASADAMTYESYEELARPFDLRILKAAGDGLNILHVCGSNNFLKELSDYPAPLVNWDGCNPTNANLDRGLEMLTGKTVIGGIDHTGWLLRATPNEIRNEIARLKERYEGRKVIFGPGCTYEAAVPEKNIAALREEFGC; from the coding sequence GGCCGGCGGTGTCACTCTGGCGGCATTTTTATCACAGGGAAGCCACAGCGGAAGGACTGGCGGAAGCGATGCTTGCATATCAGAAAAAATACGATTGGGATTTCATGAAGATAAATCCCCGGGCCAGTTATCATGTGGAGGATTGGGGAAACAATTTGGAATGGTCGCATGATGAATTCAAGAAGCACATTAAATTAAATTTTGCGGTCAAGCGACTGGAAGATTGGGAGAGCATAGGGATTTTGAATCCGACGGCCGGAGTACTGGGGGAGCACTTGAAGGCTATCAGATTAATAAGAAAAGGAGCGGGGATCGATTTGCCGCTATTCATGACAATCTTCTCGCCGATATCTATCGCCGGGGATTTGGTTCCCGACGGCGGAATGCTCAGCAAGCATCTCGGGGCCGCGCCGGACCGGGTGCTGGAGGCAATCCAAAACATAACAATCACTTTCGAGCGATATGCCGCCGAAATTCGGAATGCGGGAGCGGACGGGATATTTTTCGCAACGACGGAATGGGCCTCGGCAGATGCAATGACATATGAGAGTTATGAGGAATTGGCCCGACCCTTCGATCTCCGCATTCTAAAGGCCGCCGGCGACGGACTCAATATTTTGCATGTTTGCGGAAGCAATAATTTCTTGAAAGAATTGTCCGATTACCCGGCGCCCCTGGTCAACTGGGACGGCTGCAATCCGACCAACGCTAATCTTGACAGGGGGTTGGAGATGCTGACAGGAAAAACCGTGATAGGAGGAATCGACCATACAGGGTGGCTCCTGCGGGCAACGCCGAATGAAATCAGAAATGAAATCGCCCGTTTGAAAGAGCGATATGAGGGCAGGAAGGTAATATTCGGCCCGGGGTGTACTTATGAAGCGGCTGTACCCGAGAAAAATATCGCGGCATTAAGAGAGGAATTTGGCTGCTGA
- a CDS encoding hypothetical protein (Evidence 5 : Unknown function), with protein sequence MNQQTEAISIELGYQTGFPAKAVKINHPFLFS encoded by the coding sequence ATGAATCAGCAGACCGAAGCGATCAGTATTGAATTGGGGTATCAAACGGGCTTTCCAGCCAAAGCCGTGAAAATCAATCATCCCTTTCTCTTCAGTTAG
- a CDS encoding hypothetical protein (Evidence 5 : Unknown function), with protein MFWGIAFLIAGALLLLSRLNVIPGDFWDYLIPIVLIALGAKMIFDRKRRW; from the coding sequence ATGTTTTGGGGAATAGCATTTCTGATTGCCGGGGCTTTGCTTTTATTGTCACGATTGAATGTCATTCCGGGTGATTTTTGGGATTATCTGATTCCCATCGTTTTAATTGCCCTGGGCGCCAAAATGATTTTTGACCGCAAGCGCCGCTGGTGA
- a CDS encoding Transcriptional repressor, CopY family (fragment) gives MESSEKPAVIYHPSRPGLEKFWGKLEAELLEIIWSNGPMTVKRALFFIRKKRLYAYTTIMTMMNHLVNKGILRREKQGHSFMYYPTVSKDEFLRSAADEIISGLLADFPEIAEPLISDRSKRLKRRK, from the coding sequence ATGGAAAGTTCGGAGAAGCCGGCGGTTATTTATCATCCGTCGCGCCCCGGTCTCGAGAAATTCTGGGGGAAGTTGGAGGCGGAGCTTTTGGAAATTATATGGAGCAACGGCCCGATGACTGTTAAGCGGGCCCTTTTTTTTATCAGAAAAAAACGCCTTTATGCCTATACAACAATAATGACAATGATGAATCATCTGGTCAATAAAGGAATCCTTCGCCGCGAGAAGCAGGGGCATTCATTCATGTATTATCCGACGGTTTCAAAAGATGAATTTCTCAGGTCGGCGGCGGATGAGATAATTTCCGGACTGCTGGCTGATTTCCCCGAAATCGCGGAGCCGCTGATCAGCGACCGATCCAAGCGCTTGAAACGGCGCAAGTAA
- a CDS encoding exported hypothetical protein (Evidence 5 : Unknown function), with protein MRKIIFIVFLLITATTAMAGDAFISEKMGCLLVIPPGWTIDTSIADEIMLVEAENTAVYVSVKRYPISSANQIGSEDDLASAITGLYSKLGVNPVSGEKPKFAIKNGRAEFESDFMSRDAGGIIRDHKYLKGVITRLNHDGQVLYLIIAAAPIEDYIQAYPQIQSIVNSFHITGDMASDLFVKSGSGLYKYLLLGIIAALSIFFFTRNRRVQRSINPLGGDSGNFWRCVSCGRVNHIDNRFCHRCGEERHIIKAAHTTGTTNPAGDK; from the coding sequence ATGCGGAAAATTATCTTTATCGTTTTCCTTCTAATTACAGCGACTACGGCCATGGCCGGCGATGCCTTTATTTCCGAAAAGATGGGCTGTCTTCTGGTGATCCCCCCTGGTTGGACGATCGATACCAGTATTGCCGATGAAATAATGCTTGTTGAAGCCGAAAATACGGCCGTCTATGTCTCGGTTAAAAGGTATCCGATTTCATCGGCGAATCAGATTGGATCGGAGGATGATCTGGCCAGCGCCATTACGGGGTTGTATAGCAAATTGGGTGTCAATCCAGTGTCCGGAGAAAAACCGAAATTCGCCATTAAGAACGGCAGGGCGGAATTTGAATCCGATTTCATGAGCCGTGACGCCGGCGGTATCATTCGAGATCATAAATATCTGAAAGGTGTCATTACCCGCCTTAACCATGACGGGCAGGTTCTCTATCTGATAATCGCGGCCGCACCGATAGAAGATTATATCCAGGCGTATCCTCAGATTCAGTCAATAGTAAACTCCTTTCATATCACGGGGGACATGGCATCGGATCTTTTTGTGAAATCCGGAAGCGGTTTATATAAATATTTGCTTCTGGGGATCATTGCCGCCCTCAGTATATTTTTCTTCACCCGCAACCGCCGGGTCCAAAGATCGATAAATCCGCTGGGAGGCGACAGCGGTAATTTCTGGAGATGCGTATCCTGCGGTCGTGTCAATCATATCGACAACCGCTTCTGTCATCGCTGCGGAGAAGAGCGGCATATCATAAAGGCCGCACATACGACGGGGACGACAAATCCCGCCGGGGACAAGTAA
- a CDS encoding Methylmalonyl-CoA epimerase, with protein sequence MTRRPGVNKSMIAFSHAAIAVRDLDESIRLYTELLGAPPRLVRDLPEQKIKLALFKTASGNIELIASSDSASPIQKFVNDRGGGLHHISLKVPDIDRKLEELKSKGFRLVDQIPRIGAEGHKIAFVHPSSFSNVLIELEEE encoded by the coding sequence ATGACTCGGCGACCGGGGGTCAATAAAAGTATGATTGCCTTTTCCCATGCCGCCATCGCTGTCCGGGACTTGGATGAATCTATCCGTCTCTATACCGAACTTCTCGGAGCACCGCCCCGGCTGGTCCGGGATCTGCCGGAGCAGAAAATCAAATTGGCCCTGTTTAAAACCGCTTCAGGAAATATTGAACTCATCGCTTCCTCCGATTCCGCAAGTCCCATACAGAAATTTGTCAATGACCGGGGCGGCGGCTTACATCATATTTCTTTAAAAGTCCCCGATATCGATCGGAAACTTGAAGAACTTAAAAGCAAAGGGTTCCGTCTGGTCGACCAGATTCCTCGCATTGGCGCCGAAGGGCATAAGATTGCCTTCGTGCACCCGTCGTCATTTTCAAATGTCCTGATTGAGTTGGAAGAAGAATAA
- a CDS encoding exported hypothetical protein (Evidence 5 : Unknown function), which produces MKIKYFSLVMIVLVVLSGCAGEKKTGGAASASSDETDKAAIRKTLTEAFMRLHEGDKTVIYDNEFAYYKMDKSLSDFLEMNAVRKMSADSVPGLEIDSISLFGDSAVAHIRVKIESVDGSLKEKPANLKLYRDLGKWIRPFFSNWTQEQEYLQAKRAYDSATGGQ; this is translated from the coding sequence ATGAAAATTAAATATTTTTCACTCGTTATGATTGTGCTGGTTGTTTTGTCCGGGTGTGCCGGGGAAAAGAAGACGGGGGGGGCGGCTTCTGCTTCTTCCGATGAAACCGACAAAGCGGCCATTCGAAAAACCCTGACCGAGGCTTTCATGCGTCTTCATGAAGGGGATAAGACTGTTATCTATGACAATGAATTTGCCTATTATAAAATGGATAAATCCTTATCTGATTTTCTGGAAATGAATGCGGTAAGAAAAATGTCCGCTGATTCCGTCCCCGGACTCGAAATTGACAGTATTTCGCTATTTGGAGATTCCGCCGTCGCTCACATTCGCGTTAAGATCGAATCCGTCGACGGATCTCTTAAAGAGAAACCCGCGAACTTGAAACTGTATCGTGATCTCGGCAAATGGATTCGTCCTTTCTTCTCCAACTGGACACAAGAACAAGAGTATTTGCAGGCTAAAAGGGCCTATGACTCGGCGACCGGGGGTCAATAA
- a CDS encoding Methylmalonyl-CoA mutase, large subunit, whose amino-acid sequence MMAQKKKTTSDIEIPLFLDSSPTVSEPLEHPGQYPYTRGIYEDMYRGRLWTMRQYAGFGTAEETNRRFRYLLSQGQTGLSVAFDLATQIGYDSDHPMARGEVGRTGVAIDSLEDMERLFDSIPLGEVSTSMTINATAVILLAMYIVTAKKQGVPPEKISGTIQNDILKEFIARGTYIFPAEPSMRIITDIFAYAKEHLPQFNTISISGYHIREAGATAVQEVAFTLADAIAYVDSALAAGLDIDNFAPRLSFFFAAHNNLFEEIAKFRAARRIWAHIMKEKFRAQSEKSLLLRFHTQTGGSTLTAQQPENNIIRTTLQALSAVLGGTQSLHTNSFDEALALPTEKAAEIALRTQQILAFESGAADSVDPLGGAYLIEYLTDQLEKNILALLAEIDRRGGAVKCVESGFFKNEIAGSAYKFQKEVESGRTVIVGINRFSTPTASIPDILKVDPTLENMQIEKLRALRKRRDSGAVKIALEKLNKAALVRTNLVYPIIEAVEHYATVGEISDTLRQIWGEYHEN is encoded by the coding sequence ATGATGGCCCAAAAAAAGAAAACCACCTCCGATATCGAGATCCCTCTTTTCTTAGATTCCTCTCCGACCGTATCAGAACCATTGGAACACCCCGGCCAATATCCCTATACTCGCGGCATATATGAAGATATGTACCGGGGCAGACTCTGGACCATGCGCCAGTATGCCGGCTTCGGGACTGCCGAGGAGACCAATCGCCGCTTCCGCTACCTTCTGTCGCAGGGACAAACCGGCCTATCGGTTGCATTTGATCTGGCCACACAAATCGGCTATGATTCCGATCATCCTATGGCGCGCGGCGAGGTCGGTCGGACCGGCGTCGCTATCGATTCTCTTGAAGATATGGAACGGCTCTTTGACTCGATTCCGCTCGGCGAAGTCTCCACGTCCATGACCATCAATGCGACCGCCGTGATTCTTCTGGCGATGTATATCGTTACCGCCAAAAAACAGGGCGTTCCGCCCGAGAAGATTTCCGGTACCATCCAGAATGATATTCTCAAAGAATTCATCGCTCGCGGTACCTATATTTTCCCGGCGGAACCGTCGATGCGAATCATCACCGACATTTTTGCTTACGCCAAAGAGCATCTGCCCCAATTCAACACCATATCGATATCCGGTTATCATATCAGGGAAGCCGGAGCTACCGCCGTTCAGGAAGTCGCCTTTACTCTGGCCGATGCCATTGCCTATGTCGACTCGGCCCTGGCGGCCGGACTGGATATCGATAATTTTGCCCCCCGTCTGTCTTTCTTTTTCGCGGCCCATAATAATTTATTCGAGGAAATTGCCAAGTTTCGGGCCGCACGCCGCATCTGGGCGCATATCATGAAAGAGAAATTCCGCGCGCAATCCGAAAAATCACTCTTGCTTCGTTTCCATACTCAAACCGGCGGTTCCACTCTCACCGCTCAGCAACCGGAAAACAATATAATCCGCACCACTCTCCAGGCGCTGAGCGCCGTCCTCGGCGGAACTCAATCCCTGCACACCAATTCGTTCGATGAGGCTCTGGCCCTTCCGACCGAGAAGGCCGCCGAAATTGCGCTCCGCACCCAACAGATATTGGCCTTCGAATCCGGCGCGGCCGATTCCGTCGATCCTCTTGGAGGGGCCTATCTCATTGAGTATCTTACCGATCAATTGGAGAAGAACATTCTCGCACTGCTGGCTGAAATTGACCGCCGCGGCGGAGCCGTCAAGTGCGTCGAATCCGGATTCTTTAAAAATGAGATCGCCGGTTCGGCCTACAAATTTCAAAAGGAAGTTGAGTCCGGCCGAACTGTAATTGTCGGTATCAATCGGTTCTCCACACCGACCGCCTCCATTCCCGATATTTTAAAGGTCGATCCGACTCTGGAAAACATGCAGATTGAAAAATTACGTGCCCTTCGAAAGCGGCGTGACTCGGGGGCTGTTAAGATAGCTCTTGAAAAATTAAATAAAGCCGCCCTTGTTCGCACCAACCTGGTATATCCGATCATTGAGGCCGTCGAGCATTACGCCACCGTGGGCGAAATTTCCGATACCCTTCGCCAAATCTGGGGAGAATATCATGAAAATTAA
- a CDS encoding putative Acetyl/propionyl-CoA carboxylase, alpha subunit (Evidence 3 : Putative function from multiple computational evidences), whose product MSNPEERYIVTVDDKEFDLTLSKQESIFVVNSNGVEYRVEAEKLTDRKFLFKINETTSEVDINRNGDHLDLFLEGKDVNVTVEPYNLADLKKRAGLALGIVKEKIIRAPMPGLILSLAVRPGDTVRKGETLLIIEAMKMENIIRASADGRVKEIFVGPGRAVDKNEKLLEFE is encoded by the coding sequence ATGTCGAACCCCGAAGAAAGATATATTGTCACTGTCGATGACAAGGAATTCGACCTGACCCTATCCAAACAGGAATCCATATTTGTTGTCAATTCCAATGGAGTGGAATATCGCGTTGAAGCCGAGAAATTGACCGATCGGAAATTCCTTTTTAAAATTAATGAGACCACCTCCGAAGTCGATATCAACCGCAACGGCGACCATCTGGATCTATTTCTGGAAGGCAAGGATGTGAATGTTACCGTTGAACCGTACAATCTGGCCGATTTGAAAAAACGGGCCGGGCTCGCCTTGGGTATTGTCAAAGAAAAAATCATCCGGGCGCCGATGCCGGGTCTGATTCTCTCTCTTGCCGTCCGGCCGGGCGATACGGTCAGGAAAGGGGAGACCCTGCTTATTATTGAGGCGATGAAAATGGAAAATATTATCCGGGCCTCTGCCGACGGGCGCGTCAAAGAAATTTTTGTCGGGCCAGGACGGGCCGTCGACAAAAATGAAAAATTGCTGGAATTTGAATGA
- the accC gene encoding acetyl-CoA carboxylase, biotin carboxylase subunit (Evidence 2a : Function from experimental evidences in other organisms; PubMedId : 10821865, 11157970, 1370469, 1682920, 7915138, 8246839, 9298646; Product type e : enzyme), whose protein sequence is MSTNKFKKILIANRGEIAIRVIRACRDAGITSVAVYSEIDKTAYHVRLADEAYYIGPAPAKDSYLNQKNIIDVAKKAGVDAIHPGYGFLAENDSFARLCEDNGIIFIGPRAETIALLGDKLEARRVALKAGLPVVPGTDFDNKDLSHVSEKARAIGFPILVKAAAGGGGKGMRVVESEERLQESVASAIREAGAAFGDGRVYFEKYLHNPRHIEIQIFADGHGHAVYLGERECSIQRRHQKVIEESPSPIMTPELRREMGEAAVNLARESGYLGAGTVEFLVDSDLKFYFLEVNTRLQVEHPVTEMVTGLDLVREQIRVAEGAPLSFRQESIRPHGHAIECRIYAEDPHQDFLPSTGTISEYREPAGPGIRVDSGVVSGSEIAIYYDPIIAKLVVWGRDREEALERCERALTEYRISGLHTTIGFACSVIRSSGFRLGQYSTGYIDSAFPNRVFKCPLDDPSERAALAAVVYDYLERRKVSLTMKRRSESPNSWVRFYRQSALKRIDKG, encoded by the coding sequence ATGTCTACAAATAAATTTAAAAAAATCCTCATTGCTAACCGCGGCGAAATCGCCATCCGCGTCATCCGAGCTTGCCGCGATGCCGGCATTACCTCTGTTGCCGTCTACTCCGAAATTGACAAAACCGCCTATCACGTCCGGCTCGCCGACGAGGCCTACTATATCGGCCCGGCTCCCGCCAAAGACAGTTATCTCAATCAGAAAAATATTATCGATGTCGCCAAAAAGGCCGGTGTCGATGCCATTCATCCCGGCTACGGTTTCCTGGCGGAAAATGATTCTTTCGCCAGACTCTGTGAAGACAACGGAATCATTTTCATCGGCCCGCGCGCCGAGACCATCGCCCTTTTAGGCGATAAACTCGAAGCCCGTCGCGTTGCCCTCAAAGCAGGCTTGCCGGTTGTGCCGGGAACCGATTTTGATAATAAAGACTTGAGTCATGTAAGCGAAAAGGCCCGTGCCATTGGCTTTCCCATCCTGGTCAAAGCGGCCGCCGGCGGCGGCGGCAAGGGGATGAGAGTCGTCGAATCCGAAGAAAGACTTCAGGAATCAGTCGCTTCCGCCATCCGCGAAGCCGGAGCCGCTTTTGGCGATGGCCGCGTCTATTTCGAAAAATATCTCCATAATCCCCGCCATATCGAGATTCAGATTTTTGCCGACGGTCATGGCCATGCAGTCTATCTCGGCGAACGGGAATGCTCCATTCAACGGCGCCACCAGAAGGTTATCGAAGAATCGCCGTCGCCCATCATGACCCCGGAACTGCGCCGCGAAATGGGCGAAGCCGCCGTCAATCTGGCCCGTGAATCCGGCTACCTCGGGGCCGGGACGGTCGAGTTTCTGGTTGATTCCGATCTCAAGTTCTATTTTCTCGAAGTCAACACCCGCTTGCAGGTCGAGCATCCGGTCACCGAAATGGTCACCGGGCTGGATCTGGTGCGCGAACAAATTCGCGTCGCCGAAGGTGCCCCGCTGTCATTCCGTCAGGAGAGTATCCGGCCGCACGGCCATGCCATTGAGTGCCGTATATATGCCGAAGATCCTCATCAGGATTTCCTGCCGTCTACCGGCACCATATCGGAATACCGCGAACCGGCCGGCCCAGGGATACGGGTTGATTCCGGCGTCGTGTCCGGCTCCGAAATTGCCATCTACTATGACCCGATCATCGCCAAGTTGGTCGTCTGGGGACGGGACCGGGAAGAGGCTCTGGAGCGGTGCGAACGGGCTCTGACCGAATACCGCATTTCCGGTCTGCATACCACCATCGGTTTTGCCTGTTCTGTCATACGTTCCTCCGGATTCCGCCTCGGGCAATACTCCACCGGTTATATCGATTCCGCCTTTCCTAACCGGGTCTTTAAATGCCCCCTTGATGACCCCTCCGAGCGGGCCGCGCTGGCCGCCGTCGTTTACGATTATCTGGAGCGGAGAAAAGTTTCTTTGACCATGAAACGTCGGTCCGAGAGTCCGAACAGCTGGGTTCGTTTCTATCGTCAGTCGGCCCTCAAACGAATTGATAAAGGCTAG
- the pccB gene encoding Propionyl-CoA carboxylase beta chain produces MSLEEKLRKLDEMRNQARLGGGPDRIESQHEKGKLTARERLELLLDKNSFEEFDMFVTHRSSDFGLADKKILGDGVVTGCGTIDGRQVFVFSQDFTVFGGSLSGAHAAKICKIMDMAMKVGAPVIGLNDSGGARIQEGVVSLGGYADIFLRNTLASGVIPQISVILGPCAGGAVYSPAITDFILMVKNTSYMFVTGPNVVKTVTHEIVTSEELGGAVVHSSKSGVSHFACENEADAISTLRKLLSYIPQNNLEDPPFHETTDPAEREDDKLNTIVPDNPNKSYDIKDVIHHIVDHGEFLEIQPDYAANIVIGFCRLGGRSVGIIANQPAVLAGVLDIASSIKAARFIRFCDAFNIPILTFEDVPGFLPGTDQEHGGIIKHGAKLLYAYCEATVPKVTVITRKAYGGAYDVMNSKHVRGDINYAWPTAEIAVMGPKGAVEIIFKKDIDKAADPEAELTQKTEEYRDKFANPFIAAAHGYVDDVIEPKTTRGRLIRAFEMLATKKDSNPPKKHGNIPL; encoded by the coding sequence ATGTCTCTTGAAGAAAAACTTCGCAAACTTGATGAAATGCGCAATCAGGCCCGCCTCGGCGGCGGCCCCGACCGCATCGAATCCCAGCATGAAAAAGGAAAACTGACTGCCCGCGAACGGCTCGAACTTCTTCTCGATAAAAATTCCTTCGAAGAGTTCGATATGTTTGTCACCCACCGCAGTTCCGATTTCGGGCTGGCCGATAAAAAAATATTGGGCGACGGCGTCGTTACCGGCTGCGGCACCATCGATGGCCGCCAGGTTTTCGTCTTTTCTCAGGATTTTACCGTTTTCGGCGGTTCTCTTTCCGGAGCGCACGCCGCCAAGATCTGCAAAATCATGGATATGGCGATGAAGGTCGGCGCGCCGGTCATCGGTCTTAACGATTCCGGCGGGGCCCGCATTCAGGAGGGCGTTGTTTCTCTCGGCGGCTATGCCGACATATTCCTCCGCAACACTCTGGCCTCCGGAGTCATCCCGCAAATTTCGGTCATCCTCGGCCCCTGTGCCGGCGGCGCGGTTTATAGTCCGGCCATTACCGATTTTATTTTGATGGTGAAAAATACATCATACATGTTTGTCACCGGGCCGAATGTTGTCAAAACCGTGACCCACGAAATTGTCACCTCAGAGGAACTTGGCGGCGCCGTTGTTCATTCCTCTAAATCGGGCGTCTCGCATTTTGCCTGCGAGAACGAAGCCGACGCCATCAGCACTCTCAGAAAATTATTGAGTTATATCCCCCAGAATAATCTCGAGGACCCGCCTTTTCATGAAACCACCGACCCCGCCGAGCGTGAAGATGACAAATTGAACACTATTGTCCCTGATAATCCCAATAAATCATATGACATAAAAGATGTCATTCACCATATCGTTGATCATGGCGAATTTCTGGAAATTCAGCCCGATTACGCCGCCAATATTGTCATCGGCTTCTGTCGTCTCGGCGGCCGTTCCGTTGGAATTATCGCCAATCAGCCGGCGGTGCTGGCCGGGGTTCTTGACATTGCGTCGTCCATCAAGGCCGCCCGGTTTATCCGCTTCTGTGATGCTTTCAATATCCCGATTCTGACTTTCGAAGATGTCCCCGGCTTTTTGCCCGGCACCGATCAGGAGCACGGCGGTATAATCAAACATGGCGCCAAATTGCTTTATGCCTATTGCGAGGCAACCGTGCCGAAAGTCACCGTCATTACGCGCAAGGCCTATGGCGGAGCGTACGACGTTATGAACTCCAAGCATGTCCGCGGCGACATCAACTACGCCTGGCCGACCGCCGAAATCGCCGTTATGGGGCCCAAAGGTGCGGTGGAAATCATTTTCAAGAAAGATATCGATAAGGCCGCCGACCCCGAAGCCGAACTGACTCAGAAGACCGAGGAGTATCGCGACAAATTCGCCAATCCGTTCATTGCCGCCGCGCACGGATATGTCGATGATGTTATCGAGCCGAAAACCACGCGCGGCCGGCTGATCCGGGCCTTCGAGATGCTTGCCACCAAGAAGGATTCCAACCCGCCCAAGAAGCATGGCAATATTCCGCTGTAA
- a CDS encoding Beta-lactamase protein, giving the protein MFGVVPKKIWGKLMPSDENNLIKMETNLFLVRANGTNILLDTGLGDCITPSEKKIYAASGETTIESSLKQFGLGTNDINYVILTHLHTDHAAGAVKNENGQMVPRFATAKYFVQKMEWDDAVHPNERTAAVYIVDRLMVLQNAGQLELVDGDTDILPGIKVVRTGGHTPGHQGVEISSENHTVVYYADIVPSQYHIRIPYVAAVDLDPLTTMAVKRKLVERLLHDNMAIAFDHDTEIKIGRLEDKEGKILVHKIE; this is encoded by the coding sequence ATGTTCGGTGTTGTCCCCAAAAAAATCTGGGGCAAATTGATGCCGTCCGATGAGAATAATCTCATCAAGATGGAAACCAATCTCTTCCTTGTCCGGGCCAATGGCACCAATATTCTCCTCGATACCGGTCTCGGCGATTGCATTACTCCGAGCGAGAAAAAAATCTACGCCGCTTCCGGAGAAACAACTATTGAATCATCCTTGAAGCAATTCGGCCTTGGTACCAATGACATCAATTATGTCATTTTAACCCATCTCCATACTGATCACGCCGCCGGTGCCGTCAAAAATGAGAATGGTCAGATGGTCCCCCGGTTCGCGACAGCGAAATATTTTGTGCAAAAGATGGAATGGGATGACGCCGTTCACCCCAACGAACGGACCGCCGCGGTCTATATCGTCGATCGTTTGATGGTCCTGCAGAATGCCGGACAACTGGAATTGGTCGACGGCGATACTGACATTCTGCCCGGCATTAAAGTTGTCCGCACCGGCGGGCATACCCCGGGTCATCAGGGGGTGGAAATCTCGTCGGAAAATCATACGGTGGTTTATTACGCCGATATCGTTCCGTCGCAATACCATATTCGCATTCCCTATGTGGCCGCGGTCGATCTCGACCCGTTGACCACGATGGCCGTCAAACGGAAACTGGTCGAACGGCTCTTGCATGACAATATGGCCATTGCTTTTGATCATGATACCGAAATCAAAATCGGCCGCCTGGAAGACAAAGAGGGGAAAATTCTGGTACATAAAATCGAATAA